Genomic segment of Microbacterium sp. M28:
GCAGTGCCCGTCTTCAGAAGGCTGTTCATGCCGGGGACGCTGAAGAACGAGAGGAACGTGTCCATGGCTCCACTTTCACGGATCCCCGGGCCTCCGGATGCCGTTACGACCGCGAAGCGCGAGATGTTCACCGAGCCTTCCCCCGCTGTTCGCGGGCTCGCCGTTCCGCGGTGGAGAACGCGGAGGGCGGGACGGCCGCGATGACCGTCCCGCCCCCCGCGACTCCCGCGCTCAGCGGTGCGCGATGCCGCGGATCGCCGGTGTGTGGAAGGTGCCGCCGAACACGCGCTCCGATGCTCCCTCGCGGTCGAGGTACGGCGACGCGCCGCCATCGATGAACGGCCAGCCGGCGCCGAGGATGAGGCACAGGTCGATGTCCTCGACCTCTGGGACGACGTTCTCGTCGAGCATGATGCGGATCTCCTGCGCGAGACCGTCCTGCACACGGGCGAGGATCGTCGCGGCGGATGCCGGGGCCGACCCCACCGCGCCCTTGAGCGTCTTCTCAGCCGCCTTGGTCCAGCCGGTCACGCGACCGCCCTTGTCCTTCTCGACGACCTGATCGAGCTCCGCGAGCGCGTGGAAGTTCTCGTTCGCGTAGAACCGATCCGGGAAGGCGCGCACCATGGTGTCCTGCACGTGCGCCGCGACCTTCCAACCGACCAGGTCGATCAGCTGGAACGGTCCCATCGGCAGCCCGAGCGGGGCGAAGGCCTTCTCGACGTCCTGCACCGGGGTGCCCTCGTACACGGCGCGGGCGGCCTCGCCCATGACCTTGGCCAGGAGCCGGTTCACCACGAAACCGGGCGCATCCGCGGTGAGGACCGCGTTCTTGCCGAGGTTCTTCGCCACGACGAAGGCGGTCGACAGCGTCTGCTCGTTCGTCACGGGCGTCTTCACGACCTCGATCAGCGGCATGACCGCGACCGGGTTGAAGAAGTGGAATCCGACCAGGCGCTCGGGATGGGCGAGCTTCGCGCCGATCTCCTCGACGGAGAGCGAGGACGTGTTCGTCGCGAGGATCGCGTCTTCCGCGACGATCTTCTCGATCTCGGCGAAGACCTGCTGCTTGACCCCGACCTCCTCGAAGACGGCCTCGATCACGAAGTCGCAGTCCGCGTAGAGGGTCTTGTCCGTGGTGCCGGTGACGAGCGCGCGGAGCCTGTTCGCGGCATCGGCATCCAGTCGGCCCTTGCCCTCGAGCTTGCCGATCTCCTCGTGGATGTATGCCACGCCCTTGTCGACCCTGGCCTGATCGATGTCGGTGATGAGCACCGGCACCTGCAGCTTGCGGACGAACAGCAGCGCGAATTGGCTCGCCATCAGGCCGGCCCCGATGATGCCGACCTTCGTGACCTTCTTCGCGAGCGCCTTGTCGGGAGCGCCGACCGGACGCTTGGCGCGCTTCTGCACGAGGTCGAACGCGTACATCGATGCCGCGAACTGGTCGCCGGTCACGAGCTCGGCCAGGGCCTCGTCCTCGCGGGCGAATCCTTCGGCCTTCGTACCGCTGCGGGCCTTGTCCAGCAGCTCGAGAGCCGCATACGGCGAGCGTGGCACGGTGCCGATCT
This window contains:
- a CDS encoding 3-hydroxyacyl-CoA dehydrogenase NAD-binding domain-containing protein — protein: MTNYDEIDFAPILALTDDEVVTHSPVRDVRLPSGKVLALITLDNGRDHTRPNTLGPATLTELGETLAALKARAASGEIQAVGITGKQYIMAAGADLSDISKVGSKDNARLIAQLGHKVLGSLGELGVPSFAFVNGLALGGGLEIALNSTYRTVDASAAAVALPEVFLGIIPGWGGAYLLPNLIGIENALEVVISNPLKQNRMLKPQQAFDYGIFDAIFPAANYLENSLAWADAVLTGATKVERRNEPGKIERLTKWPIAVKMARGMLESKIGTVPRSPYAALELLDKARSGTKAEGFAREDEALAELVTGDQFAASMYAFDLVQKRAKRPVGAPDKALAKKVTKVGIIGAGLMASQFALLFVRKLQVPVLITDIDQARVDKGVAYIHEEIGKLEGKGRLDADAANRLRALVTGTTDKTLYADCDFVIEAVFEEVGVKQQVFAEIEKIVAEDAILATNTSSLSVEEIGAKLAHPERLVGFHFFNPVAVMPLIEVVKTPVTNEQTLSTAFVVAKNLGKNAVLTADAPGFVVNRLLAKVMGEAARAVYEGTPVQDVEKAFAPLGLPMGPFQLIDLVGWKVAAHVQDTMVRAFPDRFYANENFHALAELDQVVEKDKGGRVTGWTKAAEKTLKGAVGSAPASAATILARVQDGLAQEIRIMLDENVVPEVEDIDLCLILGAGWPFIDGGASPYLDREGASERVFGGTFHTPAIRGIAHR